A genomic region of Bradyrhizobium sp. ORS 278 contains the following coding sequences:
- a CDS encoding c-type cytochrome — translation MLANWLKRTAPAVVLVIGCGSGQAAEGGSVSKAELDAKVTYCKTCHGLQAEGFRGSYPMPRLAGQQPEYIENQLRAFNERRRTNPIMFNVAHSLSPDILKALTSYFLNLNPKPLGGGDKTRIAAGRQIFTDGVLSAEVPACATCHGADGKGSGAVPRLAGQLPDYILTKLTNWSKERGLDKTKPDSSEIMAPIAHNLTEVQIKQVAAYVSTLE, via the coding sequence ATGCTGGCGAATTGGTTGAAGCGAACGGCTCCGGCCGTTGTCCTCGTCATCGGCTGCGGATCAGGACAGGCTGCGGAGGGGGGGAGCGTCTCTAAGGCGGAGTTGGACGCCAAGGTCACCTACTGCAAGACCTGCCATGGCTTGCAGGCCGAAGGATTTCGAGGAAGCTATCCGATGCCGCGCCTTGCCGGACAGCAGCCAGAATATATCGAGAACCAGTTGCGGGCCTTCAACGAGCGGCGGCGAACCAATCCCATCATGTTCAACGTCGCGCACAGTTTGAGCCCGGACATTTTGAAGGCCTTGACCTCCTATTTTCTGAATTTGAACCCGAAGCCACTCGGCGGAGGTGACAAGACGAGAATTGCCGCGGGGCGACAGATCTTCACTGATGGCGTGCTCAGCGCGGAAGTTCCCGCTTGCGCGACCTGCCATGGCGCGGACGGCAAGGGATCTGGCGCCGTCCCGCGTCTGGCCGGCCAGTTGCCCGACTATATCCTGACAAAGCTGACCAACTGGAGCAAGGAGCGCGGCCTGGACAAGACCAAGCCCGACAGCTCGGAGATCATGGCGCCGATCGCCCACAATCTGACCGAGGTCCAGATCAAGCAGGTCGCTGCCTATGTCAGCACTCTCGAATAG
- a CDS encoding RMD1 family protein yields the protein MSADTPPVPQLAARALQIADRINTAGFEGQVLSATPLAVRIGETGIAVVFRYGVVVFIGLTVAEELNFLDQLSSRLFGAITPHEEETARVQVAGESDEPIPVGGPIQVKELSLERLLIVADALAKSVVLGRSEREIANVFDTIEPFARELASLGRTSRSRVAMVRLLGAALLVQHRVSGRVAVSEKPDVLWDRPDLERLYARLEDEYELKEREDTLNRKLVVIAETATAVADIIDTKRSLRLEIIVVILIACEIVLGFYEIFARGGH from the coding sequence ATGAGTGCCGACACCCCGCCTGTCCCCCAACTCGCCGCCCGCGCCCTGCAGATCGCAGACCGCATCAATACCGCCGGCTTCGAGGGCCAGGTTCTGTCGGCCACCCCGCTCGCCGTCCGCATCGGCGAGACCGGCATCGCGGTGGTTTTTCGCTACGGCGTCGTCGTCTTCATCGGCCTCACCGTCGCCGAGGAGCTCAACTTCCTCGACCAGCTGAGCTCGCGGCTGTTCGGCGCGATCACCCCGCACGAGGAAGAGACGGCCAGGGTCCAGGTCGCGGGCGAGTCCGACGAGCCGATTCCCGTGGGTGGGCCGATCCAGGTCAAGGAATTGTCGCTGGAGCGCCTGCTCATCGTTGCCGATGCGCTGGCCAAGAGCGTCGTGCTCGGCCGCAGCGAGCGCGAGATCGCCAACGTGTTCGACACGATCGAGCCGTTCGCGCGCGAGCTCGCCTCGCTCGGACGCACATCGCGCAGCCGGGTCGCGATGGTCAGGCTGCTCGGCGCCGCGCTGCTGGTGCAGCACCGCGTCTCCGGCCGCGTCGCCGTCAGCGAAAAGCCCGATGTGCTGTGGGACCGGCCCGATCTCGAGCGGCTCTACGCCCGGCTGGAGGACGAGTACGAGCTGAAGGAGCGCGAGGACACGCTCAATCGCAAACTCGTCGTGATCGCCGAGACGGCGACCGCAGTCGCCGACATCATCGACACCAAGCGCTCGCTGCGGCTCGAGATCATCGTCGTGATCCTGATCGCCTGCGAGATCGTGCTCGGCTTCTACGAGATCTTCGCCCGCGGCGGGCATTGA
- a CDS encoding DUF3095 domain-containing protein: MSNITAADFYASIPVFRGFSRLMDPGLYKPLPDDWLIGTADIVESTKAIADRRYKAVNMAGAAVIAAVTNALEGREFPFVFGGDGASFAVGPDDAAAAREALAATARWVSEDLELSMRVALVPVGAIRAAGHDVRVARYGPSANLSYAMFAGGGLGWAEAAMKRGEFAIAPAPPGTLPDLSGLSCRFEEMPSARGLILSVLVLPAVGADPQAYRRVIEDIITLTERSPEAGRPVPPGGPALQWPPQGLGYEVRASRGPGIVRWVRVLGRTLFVYAIMRFGISIGGFVPDLYRQQVVENSDFRKYDDALRMILDCTEQLAQELERRLGAAASQGIVRHGLHRQASAMMTCFTPSAIRPDHVHFIDGAQGGYASAATALKAAVA, encoded by the coding sequence ATGTCGAACATCACCGCTGCAGACTTCTACGCCTCGATCCCCGTGTTTCGCGGCTTCTCGCGGCTGATGGACCCTGGGCTGTACAAGCCGTTGCCGGATGATTGGTTGATCGGAACGGCCGACATCGTCGAGTCGACCAAGGCGATCGCGGACAGGCGCTACAAGGCGGTCAACATGGCCGGGGCGGCGGTCATCGCGGCCGTCACCAATGCGCTGGAAGGCCGCGAATTCCCGTTCGTGTTCGGCGGCGACGGCGCGAGCTTCGCGGTCGGGCCGGACGATGCTGCGGCGGCCCGCGAGGCCCTGGCCGCGACGGCGCGCTGGGTCAGCGAGGATCTCGAGCTTTCGATGCGCGTGGCGCTCGTGCCGGTCGGTGCGATCCGCGCCGCAGGCCATGACGTGCGGGTGGCGCGCTACGGCCCCTCGGCCAATCTGTCCTACGCGATGTTCGCCGGCGGCGGACTTGGCTGGGCCGAGGCGGCGATGAAGCGCGGCGAGTTCGCCATTGCGCCGGCGCCGCCCGGCACGCTGCCTGATCTGTCCGGGCTGTCCTGCCGGTTCGAGGAGATGCCGTCGGCGCGCGGTCTCATCCTGTCGGTGCTGGTGCTGCCGGCCGTGGGCGCCGACCCGCAGGCCTATCGCCGCGTCATCGAGGACATCATCACGCTGACCGAGCGCAGCCCCGAGGCCGGGCGGCCGGTGCCGCCAGGCGGGCCGGCGCTGCAATGGCCGCCGCAAGGCCTGGGCTACGAGGTCCGCGCATCACGCGGCCCGGGCATCGTGCGTTGGGTCCGCGTGCTCGGGCGCACGCTGTTCGTCTACGCCATCATGCGCTTCGGCATCAGCATCGGCGGCTTCGTGCCGGATCTCTACCGCCAGCAGGTGGTGGAAAATTCCGACTTCCGGAAATACGACGATGCCCTGCGCATGATCCTCGACTGCACCGAGCAACTTGCCCAGGAGCTGGAGCGGCGGCTCGGCGCGGCGGCGTCACAGGGCATCGTCCGCCACGGGCTGCACCGGCAGGCTTCGGCCATGATGACCTGCTTCACGCCCTCGGCGATCCGCCCCGACCACGTCCATTTCATCGATGGGGCGCAGGGCGGCTACGCGTCGGCGGCCACCGCGCTGAAGGCGGCGGTCGCCTGA
- a CDS encoding c-type cytochrome yields the protein MRFTDPWRLVGCVTLLIVVGGGASRAADTIDRNGFEAKLLYCKTCHGQSGQGYHGFFPIPRLAGQPSQYVENQLRAFIEHRRSNPVMFNVAHALSPAMVTALASHFKALDPKPLGGAPRGSVAAGRQIYESGLPDSNVPACSACHGDDGKGQRDIPRLAGQLYAYTVGQLTGWRSERGQGAAADSSAIMTQTAHNLTRAQVEAVAAYVANLQ from the coding sequence ATGAGGTTTACCGATCCATGGCGGCTGGTGGGATGCGTCACGTTGCTGATCGTGGTCGGCGGCGGTGCCAGCCGAGCCGCGGACACGATCGACCGAAACGGCTTTGAAGCGAAGCTGCTGTACTGCAAGACCTGTCATGGACAGTCCGGGCAGGGCTATCACGGCTTTTTCCCAATTCCGCGTCTCGCCGGACAGCCGTCGCAATATGTCGAGAACCAGTTACGTGCTTTCATCGAGCATCGGCGCAGCAATCCGGTCATGTTCAACGTAGCCCACGCGCTGAGCCCGGCGATGGTGACGGCGCTCGCCAGCCATTTCAAGGCGCTCGATCCAAAGCCCCTCGGCGGGGCGCCGCGCGGATCGGTTGCCGCCGGCAGGCAGATCTATGAGTCCGGTCTTCCGGACAGCAACGTTCCCGCCTGCTCCGCCTGTCACGGTGATGACGGCAAGGGCCAGCGTGACATTCCGCGCCTTGCGGGTCAGCTCTATGCCTACACAGTCGGGCAGCTCACGGGATGGCGAAGTGAGCGCGGGCAGGGTGCCGCGGCCGACAGCTCCGCCATCATGACGCAGACGGCGCACAATCTGACCAGGGCGCAGGTCGAAGCCGTCGCTGCCTATGTTGCCAACCTGCAATGA
- a CDS encoding cytochrome c: MILAITAPAQADEARSARNCTWCHGTAGQGFTVAPRLAGQQPQYIESQIRSFHDHTRDNPFSKQYMWGAVASLDPGTAQELARYFASIAPKPANDGDPALIARGRKIYQEGVPEANIVSCYACHGPDAQGVRDIPRLGGLSFSYLKGRLDQWGRGYHSTPASPMPLVAGSLGPAEIDALASYLSFVR; this comes from the coding sequence GTGATCTTGGCTATCACTGCACCGGCCCAGGCAGACGAGGCCCGAAGCGCCCGAAACTGCACCTGGTGCCACGGCACGGCTGGTCAGGGCTTCACGGTCGCACCGCGTCTGGCCGGACAGCAGCCGCAATACATCGAGAGCCAGATCAGGAGCTTCCACGACCATACCCGGGACAATCCGTTCTCCAAACAATACATGTGGGGCGCGGTGGCGTCGCTCGATCCGGGCACGGCTCAAGAGCTGGCGCGCTATTTCGCGTCGATCGCGCCAAAGCCGGCCAATGACGGCGACCCAGCGCTGATCGCCAGGGGGCGGAAGATCTATCAGGAAGGCGTTCCGGAAGCGAATATCGTCTCCTGCTATGCCTGCCATGGCCCCGACGCGCAGGGTGTGCGCGACATTCCGAGGCTCGGAGGTCTCAGCTTTTCCTACCTCAAGGGACGGCTCGACCAATGGGGCAGGGGCTATCATTCGACCCCCGCCTCGCCGATGCCGTTGGTCGCCGGATCGCTGGGGCCCGCGGAGATCGACGCCCTTGCGTCCTATCTCAGCTTCGTCAGATAG
- a CDS encoding GNAT family N-acetyltransferase, with amino-acid sequence MSIEIEVLNGDASWPQAKPLYDAIWPPEVVATLPWAGIAFAHADLRVFVQDESGDALCHVSIYRRLVKWNGQNVNIAGIGGVLTRADRRNRGLATLGLNAAIQTLRHEDSVNYALLFCAADRVAFYGARGFIPFDGEVYAEQPDKGRIRFDTLSAMVHDVKRTAPTRGTIDLCGLPW; translated from the coding sequence ATGAGCATCGAAATCGAGGTCCTGAATGGCGACGCGTCCTGGCCGCAGGCCAAGCCGCTCTATGATGCGATCTGGCCGCCCGAGGTGGTCGCCACACTACCCTGGGCCGGTATCGCATTTGCGCATGCCGACCTGCGCGTTTTCGTACAGGACGAGAGCGGCGACGCGCTATGCCATGTCAGCATCTATCGCCGTCTCGTCAAGTGGAACGGGCAGAACGTCAACATCGCCGGCATCGGCGGCGTTTTGACGCGCGCCGACAGGCGCAATCGCGGCCTGGCCACGCTCGGACTGAACGCCGCGATTCAGACGCTGCGGCACGAGGACTCCGTCAACTACGCCCTGCTGTTCTGCGCAGCCGATCGCGTCGCCTTCTACGGCGCGCGCGGCTTTATTCCGTTCGACGGCGAGGTCTATGCCGAGCAGCCCGACAAGGGCCGCATCCGCTTCGACACGCTGTCCGCCATGGTCCACGACGTCAAACGCACCGCGCCGACCCGCGGCACCATCGACCTGTGCGGTTTGCCGTGGTGA
- a CDS encoding Crp/Fnr family transcriptional regulator, producing MRDESARYEFNPNALLGQPSNGIVLERYQKGSRIFVQGDSADSIGFLRAGTAKATTLSAVGKEAIVAILRPGQFFGEACLRGSTLRTSTVVALEDCQVTLITRQRMLALLHDEPSFLDFFLAYLLSRNDRLEGDLINQLLHSAEQRLARVLLLLAGFAQEDDQPITVSLSQESLAEMVGTTRSRVSTFMNRFREKGFISYDSRGRLQVYTALLLSVLAG from the coding sequence ATGCGCGACGAGAGTGCGAGATACGAATTCAATCCCAACGCTCTCCTGGGACAGCCGAGCAACGGTATCGTACTCGAGCGATACCAGAAGGGGAGCCGGATCTTTGTTCAGGGTGACTCTGCTGACTCGATCGGCTTCCTACGAGCGGGAACGGCAAAGGCTACGACACTATCTGCGGTCGGCAAGGAAGCGATTGTCGCGATCCTGAGGCCGGGCCAGTTCTTTGGCGAGGCTTGCCTGCGGGGATCAACCCTGCGAACCTCAACGGTGGTCGCGTTAGAGGACTGCCAAGTCACGTTGATCACCAGGCAAAGAATGCTGGCGCTGCTACATGACGAGCCGAGCTTCTTGGACTTCTTCCTCGCATATCTGCTGTCGCGCAACGATCGGCTGGAAGGAGATCTGATCAATCAGCTACTCCACTCGGCCGAGCAGCGGCTGGCGCGCGTGTTACTATTGCTCGCCGGGTTCGCCCAAGAAGATGATCAACCGATTACTGTTTCTCTCAGTCAAGAGTCTCTCGCGGAGATGGTCGGCACGACCCGGTCGCGGGTTTCGACCTTCATGAACAGGTTTCGCGAAAAGGGGTTCATCAGCTACGACAGCCGCGGGCGCCTCCAGGTCTATACGGCGCTGCTGCTATCGGTGCTCGCAGGCTAG
- a CDS encoding outer membrane protein produces the protein MSKRLVCLGGVVAVLIPGGSVFAADLPVKAPTFAERFAWSGCHLGLHLGGAWASNSITDPVLLVQDNGNLGGPGFTTVGTTVKTGQSGGIAGGQIGCDYQFPSSVVVGAEFSASGAALNGSRTFALPDSPPDIAQAKIKTDFITDLTARAGYAVDHWLFYAKGGVAWASTKYSVTGGFTNAGANPAIAFDFEGLSVRTGWTAGAGVEWAFAQDWSARFEYDYYDFGTRAVNMVDVLNGNAAAGPLSFKTSVQTVKVGVNFHVGGAGL, from the coding sequence ATGAGCAAACGTCTGGTCTGCCTCGGAGGAGTCGTGGCCGTCTTGATCCCGGGCGGTTCTGTGTTTGCCGCCGATCTTCCGGTGAAGGCGCCGACGTTTGCCGAGCGGTTCGCTTGGTCGGGCTGCCATCTCGGTCTGCATCTCGGAGGTGCTTGGGCGAGCAATTCCATCACCGATCCAGTGCTGCTGGTGCAGGACAATGGAAATCTTGGCGGACCGGGATTCACGACCGTGGGGACGACGGTCAAGACGGGCCAGAGCGGCGGCATTGCCGGGGGCCAGATCGGCTGTGACTATCAGTTCCCGTCCAGCGTCGTCGTTGGCGCGGAGTTCTCTGCCTCTGGTGCTGCCCTGAATGGATCCCGGACCTTTGCGCTGCCCGACAGTCCTCCGGACATCGCGCAAGCGAAGATCAAGACCGATTTCATCACCGACCTGACCGCGAGAGCCGGTTACGCAGTCGATCACTGGCTGTTTTACGCCAAGGGCGGCGTTGCCTGGGCCAGCACGAAATACAGCGTGACCGGTGGCTTCACCAACGCGGGCGCGAATCCTGCAATTGCATTCGACTTCGAGGGGCTGAGCGTCCGTACCGGATGGACGGCCGGGGCGGGCGTCGAATGGGCCTTCGCGCAGGATTGGTCGGCGAGGTTCGAGTACGACTATTACGATTTCGGCACCCGCGCGGTGAACATGGTCGATGTTCTGAACGGCAATGCCGCAGCCGGCCCATTGAGCTTCAAGACGTCGGTTCAGACGGTCAAAGTCGGAGTCAATTTCCATGTCGGAGGGGCTGGTCTCTAG
- a CDS encoding MgtC/SapB family protein has protein sequence MRFLHTFQLFDFLDTLVSLFAAFVLGTLIGAERQFRQRSAGLRTNVLVAVGAAAFVDIGNRLTGADGAVRIIAYVVSGIGFLGAGTIMKEGMNVRGLNTAATLWASAAVGACAGADLVAQSVALTLFVLAGNTLLRPLVNAIDRIPLNAATSEANYEIVVTTDVLHAAQLREALDERLEAAKYPVRETEVAYRSDDIAEITATLVPLAAETADLDRVTAELAKLPGVRHATWNISALE, from the coding sequence ATGCGATTCCTGCATACCTTCCAGCTTTTTGATTTCCTCGACACCCTGGTCAGCCTGTTCGCGGCCTTCGTGCTGGGCACCTTGATCGGCGCCGAGCGGCAATTCCGGCAGCGCAGCGCCGGCCTGCGCACCAACGTCCTGGTGGCGGTGGGCGCCGCCGCCTTCGTCGATATCGGTAATCGCCTCACGGGCGCGGACGGTGCCGTGCGCATCATCGCCTACGTCGTCTCGGGCATCGGCTTTCTCGGCGCCGGCACGATCATGAAGGAGGGCATGAACGTCCGGGGCCTCAACACCGCGGCGACCTTGTGGGCCTCCGCGGCCGTCGGCGCCTGTGCAGGCGCGGATCTCGTCGCCCAATCGGTGGCGCTGACGCTGTTCGTGCTCGCCGGCAACACGCTGCTGCGGCCGCTGGTCAACGCGATCGACCGCATCCCGCTCAACGCGGCGACCTCCGAGGCCAACTACGAGATCGTGGTCACCACCGACGTTCTGCATGCCGCGCAATTGCGCGAGGCGCTGGATGAACGGCTGGAGGCCGCCAAATACCCGGTGCGCGAGACCGAGGTGGCCTACCGATCCGATGACATCGCGGAGATCACCGCAACCCTGGTGCCGCTCGCGGCCGAGACCGCCGATCTGGACCGGGTCACCGCGGAACTGGCGAAGCTGCCCGGCGTGCGGCACGCGACCTGGAACATCAGCGCGCTCGAGTGA
- a CDS encoding superoxide dismutase, with translation MTFTLPPLPYAYDALGAYMSKETLEYHHDKHHQAYVTNGNNLIKGTEFEGKSLEEIVKGSFGKNAPIFNNAGQHYNHIHFWSWMKPNGGGTKLPGALEKKINEDLGGYEKFKTDFIAAGVGQFGSGWAWLSVKNGKLEISKTANGESPLVHGATPILGVDVWEHSYYIDYRNRRPDYLKAFVENLINWEYVEELYSKAV, from the coding sequence ATGACCTTTACGCTTCCCCCCCTGCCTTACGCCTATGACGCCCTCGGCGCCTACATGTCCAAGGAGACGCTGGAGTATCATCACGACAAGCATCACCAGGCCTATGTGACCAACGGCAACAATCTGATCAAGGGGACCGAATTCGAAGGCAAGTCCCTCGAGGAGATCGTCAAGGGCTCGTTCGGCAAGAACGCACCGATCTTCAACAATGCCGGCCAGCACTACAATCACATCCACTTCTGGTCGTGGATGAAGCCGAATGGCGGCGGCACCAAGCTGCCGGGCGCGTTGGAGAAGAAGATCAACGAGGACCTCGGCGGCTACGAGAAGTTCAAGACGGACTTCATCGCCGCCGGCGTCGGCCAGTTCGGCTCGGGCTGGGCCTGGCTCTCGGTCAAGAACGGCAAGCTGGAGATCTCCAAGACCGCCAATGGCGAGAGCCCGCTGGTGCATGGCGCGACCCCGATCCTCGGCGTCGACGTCTGGGAGCACTCCTATTACATCGACTACCGCAACCGCCGTCCCGACTACCTGAAGGCCTTCGTCGAAAACCTCATCAACTGGGAATACGTCGAAGAGCTGTACAGCAAGGCTGTCTGA
- a CDS encoding cytochrome C: MQEHLTSKQSDLLFCFEQSPFHCASISTLKFIVSARLASGREGGSMQMRWIRISQLQRHSGRLSLIAAKIVALAIALMVVDGNSPALSLPSFARQTGQPCGTCHTDFPALTPFGRRFKLMGYTTGGGEYQTTPFSSKGARDARAELDKLRGYAQSTLSQDSAEQPKGWVPPISFMAVTGFTHTQVPSVAPPTDPYSANDNFVLSQFSGFWGGAITDHVGAFVQVTRSAPDPASAFSGTPSDQFKHTWSWDNADFRYARTASVGPLDLVFGITANNNPSVQDLWNTTPAWSFPYVSSSLANTPGASTVLEGTFAQRVGGIGTYAMINDLLYLELTAYKTLGFNAQNSLGLNPFDGPGLVGRVAPYWRVALEPHWGRHSLMVGTFGMYSEIHPWLDPTFAAGSTAVDTLADRFTDIGFDSQYQYQGDNFWFTLRGSFIREYQRLDSTWASTTAAFNADPVNNPLPSNPTNVLNSLKLQSSLAFGADNRVVLTGQYFNVWGTADPNRYGVDANGLALTPNSNGWIAEIAYIPFGASKSPLWPWSNARIGLQYTYYNKFNGTTVGAQDNNTLFLHAWFAF, translated from the coding sequence TTGCAGGAACACCTCACATCAAAGCAATCCGATTTGCTGTTCTGTTTTGAACAGTCGCCGTTCCATTGCGCATCTATCTCAACCCTCAAGTTCATTGTGAGTGCTCGCCTCGCTTCGGGGCGGGAAGGGGGCTCGATGCAAATGCGGTGGATTCGCATCTCGCAGTTGCAACGTCACTCGGGACGTCTGTCGCTCATCGCCGCGAAAATCGTTGCGCTTGCCATCGCGCTGATGGTCGTCGATGGCAACTCACCAGCCCTGTCCCTGCCGAGCTTCGCACGCCAGACCGGCCAGCCCTGCGGGACATGTCACACCGATTTTCCGGCGCTCACGCCATTCGGCCGACGCTTCAAGCTGATGGGCTATACCACCGGCGGCGGTGAGTATCAGACCACGCCGTTCTCCTCGAAGGGAGCGCGCGACGCACGCGCAGAGTTGGACAAGCTGCGCGGCTACGCGCAGTCGACCTTGAGTCAAGACTCTGCAGAGCAGCCCAAGGGATGGGTTCCGCCGATCTCCTTCATGGCCGTTACCGGCTTCACGCACACGCAAGTGCCGTCCGTCGCTCCGCCGACTGATCCGTACAGTGCGAACGACAATTTCGTGCTGTCGCAGTTCAGCGGCTTCTGGGGCGGCGCGATCACCGATCATGTCGGAGCCTTCGTGCAAGTGACGCGTTCGGCGCCAGATCCGGCGTCGGCCTTCAGCGGGACGCCGTCCGATCAGTTCAAGCACACCTGGTCCTGGGACAACGCCGACTTTCGCTACGCAAGGACTGCGAGCGTCGGGCCTCTTGATCTCGTGTTCGGTATCACCGCCAACAACAATCCATCGGTCCAGGATCTCTGGAATACGACGCCGGCGTGGTCGTTTCCCTATGTCAGTTCATCGCTCGCTAACACCCCGGGCGCCAGTACTGTGCTGGAGGGAACGTTTGCCCAGCGTGTCGGCGGCATCGGCACGTACGCGATGATCAATGATCTGCTCTATCTCGAACTGACGGCCTACAAGACGCTTGGCTTCAATGCGCAGAACTCGCTCGGCCTGAATCCCTTCGACGGGCCGGGACTGGTGGGACGCGTCGCGCCTTACTGGCGCGTTGCACTCGAACCGCATTGGGGACGGCATTCGCTGATGGTCGGGACATTCGGAATGTATTCCGAGATACACCCGTGGCTGGACCCGACTTTCGCTGCCGGATCGACCGCGGTCGATACGCTGGCCGATAGGTTCACCGATATCGGATTCGACAGCCAATATCAGTACCAGGGCGACAATTTCTGGTTCACCCTGCGCGGCAGCTTCATTCGAGAGTATCAGCGGCTTGACTCGACGTGGGCCAGCACGACCGCCGCATTCAACGCCGATCCTGTCAACAATCCGCTGCCGTCGAACCCGACCAACGTGTTGAACAGCCTGAAGCTGCAGAGCTCGCTGGCATTTGGTGCCGACAATCGCGTCGTGCTCACTGGACAGTACTTCAACGTCTGGGGGACCGCCGACCCGAACAGATACGGGGTCGATGCGAACGGCCTGGCGCTCACGCCGAACAGCAACGGCTGGATTGCGGAGATCGCCTACATTCCGTTCGGCGCGAGCAAGTCGCCGCTATGGCCCTGGTCCAACGCGCGAATCGGTTTGCAGTACACGTACTACAACAAGTTCAACGGCACCACGGTCGGCGCCCAGGACAACAACACCCTTTTCCTGCACGCATGGTTCGCGTTCTAG
- a CDS encoding DUF2147 domain-containing protein, whose protein sequence is MIWKLRLVGLAFGALVIAQPAMAADDPSGTWLTQAGDAKIKVAKCGANLCGTVVWLKEPMDTDTGKPAIDNKNPNRALANRPIIGLQLFDGVHPDGPNKWSGKIYNADDGQSYTSHISVSGPDTLKVEGCVGALCGGETWTRAR, encoded by the coding sequence ATGATCTGGAAATTGCGTCTGGTCGGTCTGGCATTCGGGGCTCTCGTGATCGCGCAGCCAGCCATGGCGGCGGACGATCCGAGCGGCACCTGGCTCACCCAGGCCGGTGACGCCAAGATCAAGGTCGCCAAATGCGGCGCCAATCTGTGCGGCACGGTGGTGTGGCTGAAGGAACCCATGGACACCGACACCGGCAAGCCGGCGATCGACAACAAGAATCCCAATCGCGCGCTCGCCAACCGTCCGATCATCGGCCTGCAGCTGTTCGACGGCGTGCATCCCGACGGGCCGAACAAATGGTCCGGCAAGATCTACAACGCCGATGACGGTCAGAGCTACACCAGCCACATCTCGGTCTCCGGCCCCGATACGCTGAAGGTCGAAGGCTGCGTCGGCGCGCTGTGCGGCGGCGAGACCTGGACGCGCGCGCGCTGA